Proteins from one Chroococcidiopsis sp. CCMEE 29 genomic window:
- a CDS encoding Uma2 family endonuclease, giving the protein MVNPPLTGMPHSNQSSRVQVPPLENGDRLSRHEFERRYQAMPHLKKAELIEGVVYVPSPSRFRSHAQPHARLMTWLGVYQASTHGVELGDNPTVRLDLDNEPQPDAVLLIDRRAGGRSRLSEDDYIEGAPELIAEIAASSAAYDLHDKKRAYRRNSIQEYLVWQIFENKLDWFELRESEYVPLAANANGAIQSRVFPGLWLAVPALLECDMARVLAVLQEGMNSKEYAEFVKQLSEPLS; this is encoded by the coding sequence ATGGTGAACCCACCACTTACAGGAATGCCGCACTCTAACCAGTCATCTCGGGTCCAAGTACCACCATTGGAAAATGGCGATCGCCTGTCTCGGCATGAATTTGAGCGGCGCTATCAGGCAATGCCGCATCTAAAGAAAGCCGAACTGATCGAAGGAGTTGTCTACGTGCCTTCACCTTCACGTTTTAGAAGTCATGCTCAACCTCACGCACGGTTGATGACTTGGTTGGGAGTTTACCAAGCTTCTACCCATGGTGTGGAGTTGGGTGACAACCCCACTGTGCGCTTGGACTTGGACAATGAACCACAACCTGATGCCGTGCTGTTGATTGATCGCAGGGCAGGAGGGCGATCGCGCCTATCTGAGGATGACTACATTGAAGGTGCACCCGAGTTGATCGCAGAAATTGCTGCTAGTAGTGCCGCGTACGATCTTCACGACAAAAAACGGGCGTATCGCCGCAATAGCATCCAAGAGTATCTCGTCTGGCAGATCTTTGAGAATAAATTGGACTGGTTTGAGCTGCGTGAAAGTGAATATGTGCCACTGGCAGCGAATGCAAATGGCGCAATTCAAAGTCGGGTGTTTCCAGGATTATGGCTAGCAGTTCCAGCTTTACTAGAATGTGATATGGCTAGGGTGCTGGCGGTATTACAGGAAGGGATGAACTCAAAAGAATACGCTGAGTTTGTCAAGCAATTGTCAGAACCGTTATCTTGA
- a CDS encoding GTP-binding protein produces the protein MQSAVSSDQSKLMDSPKHGLPVTIITGFLGSGKTTLLNHILSNQAGVKTAVLVNEFGEIGIDNELIISTGDDMVELNNGCICCTINNDLVEAVYKVLERQDQLDYLVVETTGLADPLPVALTFLGTELRDLTRLDSIVTVVDAANYSLDLFNSQAAYSQISYGDVILLNKADLVDEADLDALEVRIRDIKEGARILRTTRSQVAIPLILSVGLFESDRYFETESEHSDHAHDHHHHDHDHHDHDHDHDHHDHDHDHDHHSHHLENDGFTSLSFQTDQPLSIRKFQYFLDNQLPSSVFRAKGILWFDESPKRHIFHLCGKRFSIDDDEWKGQPKNQLVMIGQNLDRETLLSQLQKCVCLPSTSRGKGFGK, from the coding sequence ATGCAATCAGCAGTCAGTTCCGATCAATCGAAATTAATGGATTCCCCGAAACACGGCTTGCCGGTCACGATTATTACAGGTTTTCTGGGTAGTGGTAAGACAACGCTACTGAACCACATCCTATCCAATCAGGCAGGCGTGAAAACAGCCGTTTTGGTGAATGAATTTGGCGAAATCGGCATCGATAACGAGTTAATCATCTCAACCGGCGATGACATGGTGGAGCTGAATAACGGTTGTATTTGCTGCACCATTAATAATGATTTGGTAGAGGCAGTTTACAAAGTGCTAGAACGCCAAGACCAATTGGATTATCTAGTGGTGGAAACAACTGGACTTGCCGATCCCTTGCCGGTAGCGCTGACATTTTTAGGTACTGAGTTGCGAGATTTGACCCGTCTCGATTCGATTGTCACGGTGGTAGATGCGGCAAATTACAGTCTAGATTTATTTAACTCTCAGGCTGCCTATAGTCAGATTTCCTATGGGGATGTGATTCTACTCAACAAGGCGGATTTAGTTGACGAAGCAGATTTAGATGCTTTGGAAGTAAGAATTAGGGACATTAAGGAAGGCGCAAGAATTCTCCGCACGACGCGATCGCAGGTGGCAATCCCGTTAATTCTCAGTGTGGGTTTATTTGAGTCTGATCGGTATTTTGAAACCGAATCAGAACACTCAGATCATGCCCATGACCATCACCACCATGACCACGATCATCACGATCATGACCATGACCACGATCATCACGATCATGACCATGACCACGATCATCACTCTCACCACCTAGAGAACGATGGTTTTACCTCATTGTCTTTTCAGACTGACCAGCCTTTATCTATCAGGAAGTTTCAGTATTTCTTAGATAACCAGCTACCGTCTTCCGTCTTCCGGGCGAAGGGAATTTTGTGGTTTGATGAAAGTCCTAAGCGTCATATCTTCCACCTTTGTGGTAAGCGCTTCTCAATTGACGATGATGAGTGGAAAGGGCAACCAAAGAATCAGCTGGTGATGATTGGGCAGAATCTGGATCGTGAAACTCTGCTAAGTCAGCTGCAAAAGTGTGTTTGTCTCCCTTCCACAAGCCGCGGCAAGGGCTTCGGTAAATAG
- the cysS gene encoding cysteine--tRNA ligase: MTLTLYNTLTRRSETFEPLEPGKVRMYYCGVTVYDYCHLGHARACIVWDVVRRYLQWRGYEVTFIQNFTDIDDKILNRARLEGSSMQEVAERFINAYFEDMARLNIKEADAYPRATHTLDGIKQLVYELEQKGYAYPADGDVYYAVRRFPEYGKLSGRKLEDLQAGASGRVDVEDPETKKKDPFDFALWKGAKLGEPAWESRWGAGRPGWHIECSAMVRDRLGDTIDIHAGGADLIFPHHENELAQSEAVTGKPLARYWLHNGMVKVDGEKMSKSLGNFITIRDLLDRPTDPMAVRLFVLQAHYRKPIDFTDEAISAATNGWHTLKEGLLFGYEYGTQLGWKGRGNSQFLLPEAVQRFQEVVDDDFNFPGGLAVLFELAKELRRQGNLLVHQGKTETLPQQLEQQWHTLVSLAQVLGLEAQPEAETSVSDGLSDAEIQSRIQQRQEARKTRNFAEADRIRNELQAQGITVIDSPDSTRWHRN; this comes from the coding sequence ATGACCTTAACGCTTTATAACACTCTTACCCGTCGCAGTGAAACCTTTGAGCCACTAGAACCAGGCAAGGTCCGAATGTACTACTGCGGTGTAACAGTGTATGACTATTGCCATCTAGGTCATGCTAGGGCTTGCATTGTTTGGGACGTAGTGCGCCGTTATTTGCAATGGCGCGGCTATGAAGTCACTTTTATCCAGAACTTTACCGATATTGATGACAAGATTCTCAACCGGGCACGTCTTGAGGGATCGTCGATGCAGGAAGTGGCTGAGCGCTTTATCAATGCATACTTTGAGGATATGGCGCGGTTGAATATCAAGGAAGCCGATGCTTACCCCCGTGCCACTCATACCCTGGATGGGATTAAGCAGCTGGTGTACGAGTTGGAACAAAAAGGCTATGCCTACCCAGCGGATGGTGATGTCTACTATGCAGTGCGCCGATTTCCAGAATACGGCAAGTTGTCAGGACGCAAGCTAGAAGATTTGCAAGCTGGGGCTAGTGGGCGAGTTGATGTAGAAGATCCAGAGACAAAGAAGAAAGACCCGTTTGATTTTGCGCTGTGGAAGGGGGCAAAACTAGGGGAACCAGCCTGGGAATCGCGCTGGGGTGCGGGGCGACCGGGCTGGCATATTGAATGCTCAGCAATGGTGCGCGATCGCTTGGGTGACACGATTGACATCCACGCCGGAGGTGCAGACCTGATTTTTCCTCACCATGAGAATGAACTTGCCCAATCAGAAGCCGTTACTGGCAAACCCTTGGCTCGTTACTGGCTACATAACGGCATGGTGAAGGTAGATGGCGAGAAAATGTCCAAGTCTTTGGGCAACTTCATCACGATTCGGGACTTGCTAGATCGTCCTACTGACCCGATGGCAGTACGGTTATTTGTACTACAAGCTCATTACCGCAAGCCAATTGATTTTACGGATGAAGCGATCTCTGCGGCAACGAACGGTTGGCACACTCTTAAGGAGGGGCTGCTTTTCGGTTATGAGTACGGTACTCAGTTGGGTTGGAAAGGGCGAGGGAATTCCCAATTCCTACTCCCTGAGGCAGTGCAAAGGTTCCAAGAGGTAGTGGATGATGATTTTAATTTTCCTGGCGGGTTAGCAGTTTTATTTGAGCTAGCTAAGGAGCTACGCCGCCAGGGCAATCTTCTGGTACATCAAGGTAAAACTGAAACTCTCCCCCAACAGCTTGAGCAGCAGTGGCACACATTAGTCAGTTTGGCGCAGGTTTTAGGATTGGAAGCTCAGCCGGAAGCGGAAACGAGTGTAAGTGATGGTCTAAGCGATGCAGAGATTCAGTCTCGAATTCAGCAAAGACAGGAAGCACGGAAAACCAGGAATTTTGCTGAAGCTGACCGCATCCGGAATGAACTTCAAGCTCAAGGCATCACTGTAATTGACAGCCCAGATAGCACGCGATGGCATCGCAATTAA
- the nuoB gene encoding NADH-quinone oxidoreductase subunit NuoB → MSLPTTTKTQVINPAEHPQVTQQLSENVILTTVDDLFNWAKMSSLYPLMFGTACCFIEFSAMIGARFDLDRFGTFPRMTPRQADLLITAGTITMKYAPVLVRLYEQMPEPKYVIAMGACTITGGMFSSDSPSAVRGVDKLIPVDVYLPGCPPRPEAIMDAIIKLRKKIANESMQERSLTKQTHRYYSCTHQMNIVSSTHTGQYLKSPERQAFRQEVAAAAALPLPARLSCPQQDGEIGMSD, encoded by the coding sequence ATGAGTCTGCCAACGACAACTAAAACCCAAGTCATTAATCCCGCTGAGCATCCTCAAGTAACCCAGCAATTATCAGAAAACGTCATTCTTACAACCGTTGATGACCTCTTTAACTGGGCAAAGATGTCCAGCCTGTACCCACTAATGTTTGGCACTGCTTGTTGCTTCATTGAATTCAGTGCCATGATTGGTGCTCGTTTTGACCTCGACCGCTTTGGGACGTTTCCCCGCATGACTCCCCGGCAGGCTGATTTGCTAATTACCGCAGGCACCATCACAATGAAATACGCTCCGGTTTTAGTGCGCCTCTACGAACAAATGCCAGAGCCGAAATACGTAATTGCCATGGGTGCTTGCACGATTACTGGAGGTATGTTCAGTAGCGATTCTCCTAGTGCCGTGCGAGGAGTGGATAAGTTAATTCCGGTAGATGTGTATTTGCCCGGATGCCCACCTAGACCAGAGGCAATCATGGATGCGATTATTAAACTTCGCAAAAAGATTGCGAATGAGAGTATGCAGGAGCGATCGCTAACTAAACAAACGCACCGCTATTACAGCTGTACTCACCAGATGAACATAGTGTCTTCAACCCACACTGGTCAATACCTGAAAAGTCCAGAACGACAGGCTTTTCGCCAAGAAGTTGCAGCCGCAGCCGCATTGCCATTACCTGCTAGATTATCATGCCCCCAACAGGATGGGGAAATCGGAATGTCAGACTAA
- a CDS encoding AraC family transcriptional regulator, which produces MSAEKLLTLDFSKEEALTKVFPKLPVLTSKEAGWNGIYLAYDYHLPGETPEVAGQQHGIVIFTEVPTPIGAERKLDGCLRKEQVVQGDVVIVPANTGHRVQWDSAGGVIVLGFEPAILTHAIYEMVDVEQAAIAPHFAKPDPLIYQLGLTLKAELESGRLGSQLYAETIANLLAVHLLQHYSTQKLIIKNYTGGLPKYKLQQVIDYINAHLDRSLGLAELAAVVQMSPGYFARLFKQSINLAPHQYLIQCRVQRAKQLLCQGELTIAEIAYRVGFANQGHLNYHFKRLVGITPKAMLRHK; this is translated from the coding sequence ATGTCAGCAGAGAAGCTCTTAACCCTTGATTTCTCTAAGGAAGAAGCGCTTACAAAGGTTTTTCCGAAACTGCCTGTTCTTACAAGTAAGGAAGCAGGATGGAATGGTATTTACCTCGCCTATGACTACCATCTTCCTGGCGAAACTCCTGAAGTAGCGGGTCAACAGCATGGTATTGTAATTTTTACTGAAGTGCCAACACCCATTGGCGCAGAACGTAAGCTCGATGGATGCTTACGAAAAGAGCAAGTTGTACAAGGGGATGTGGTTATCGTCCCTGCAAATACTGGTCATCGGGTGCAGTGGGATAGTGCAGGTGGTGTCATTGTTTTGGGTTTTGAACCAGCTATTCTAACTCATGCCATTTACGAAATGGTTGATGTAGAGCAAGCGGCGATCGCACCCCACTTTGCCAAACCTGACCCGCTAATTTATCAACTGGGGTTAACGCTGAAGGCAGAACTAGAATCTGGTAGATTGGGCAGTCAGCTTTACGCAGAAACAATTGCCAATCTGCTCGCCGTTCACCTGTTGCAGCACTATTCCACCCAAAAGCTCATAATCAAAAACTATACAGGCGGTCTACCTAAGTACAAGTTGCAGCAAGTGATAGACTACATCAATGCTCATCTAGATCGGTCTTTGGGATTGGCTGAACTAGCGGCAGTCGTGCAAATGAGTCCTGGTTACTTCGCCCGGTTGTTTAAGCAATCCATAAATCTTGCTCCCCATCAGTACCTGATCCAATGCCGAGTGCAGCGTGCCAAGCAGTTACTTTGCCAGGGTGAACTCACAATAGCCGAGATTGCATATAGAGTCGGCTTTGCCAATCAGGGGCATCTCAATTACCACTTTAAGCGTTTGGTTGGCATTACACCCAAAGCAATGCTGCGGCATAAATAA
- the cofH gene encoding 7,8-didemethyl-8-hydroxy-5-deazariboflavin synthase subunit CofH: MTTKIVDSILERVLLGDDISTTEGVVLLQQTNPDAIAAIRNTANQLRQTQVGETVTYVINRNINFTNICEQHCSFCAFRRDVGEDGSYWLDWEQILAKATDAVQRGATEICMQGGLHPQAKLHGKSLSYYLQLVKTIKDEFPQLHFHAFSPQEVQFIAREDGLNYAKVIAALRDAGVGSMPGTAAEILDDQVRRILCPEKLDTATWLEIVSTAHQLGMPTTSTMLSGHIETPQQQIRHLSELRSLQQNAIERQYPAKITEFILLPFVGQEAPKPLRRRVGRDQPILTDALLLTAVARIFLGNEIPNHQPSWVKLGLAGATEALNWGCNDIGGTLMEEHITTMAGAQGGTCMEVETLQAAIKSLGRPYQQRDTLYHTRGQE; this comes from the coding sequence GTGACAACTAAAATCGTTGACTCAATTCTTGAGCGTGTTCTGCTAGGAGATGATATTTCTACCACCGAGGGAGTAGTGCTGTTGCAGCAGACTAATCCCGACGCGATCGCCGCTATTCGTAATACAGCTAACCAACTTCGCCAGACGCAAGTGGGAGAAACGGTTACCTATGTCATTAACCGCAATATCAACTTTACCAATATCTGCGAGCAACACTGTAGTTTCTGCGCCTTTCGCCGCGACGTAGGTGAAGATGGGTCTTATTGGTTAGATTGGGAACAAATTTTGGCAAAGGCAACGGATGCAGTGCAGCGGGGTGCGACGGAAATTTGCATGCAAGGGGGACTGCATCCCCAGGCTAAACTGCATGGGAAATCTTTATCCTATTATCTGCAGTTAGTAAAAACTATAAAAGATGAATTTCCTCAACTGCATTTCCATGCTTTTTCTCCCCAGGAAGTGCAATTCATTGCTAGAGAAGATGGGCTGAACTATGCCAAGGTAATTGCAGCTTTACGGGATGCGGGTGTTGGTTCAATGCCGGGAACAGCTGCTGAGATTTTAGACGATCAGGTGCGGCGCATTCTCTGTCCAGAGAAGCTAGATACAGCAACTTGGTTGGAAATCGTGAGTACGGCACATCAATTGGGTATGCCGACAACTAGCACAATGCTTTCTGGTCATATTGAAACACCCCAACAGCAGATACGGCATTTAAGTGAGCTGCGATCGCTGCAACAAAATGCGATTGAGCGGCAATATCCAGCTAAAATCACAGAATTCATTTTGCTGCCATTTGTAGGTCAAGAAGCGCCCAAACCCTTGCGCCGTCGAGTGGGGCGCGATCAACCAATACTGACAGATGCGCTCCTATTAACTGCTGTGGCGCGCATCTTTTTAGGGAATGAGATTCCCAACCATCAGCCTAGCTGGGTTAAGTTGGGGCTTGCCGGTGCCACAGAAGCGTTGAATTGGGGCTGCAACGATATCGGCGGGACGTTGATGGAGGAACACATTACCACAATGGCTGGCGCTCAAGGCGGCACTTGTATGGAAGTCGAAACTTTGCAAGCGGCAATTAAATCGCTGGGCCGTCCTTATCAACAACGCGATACACTTTATCATACTAGGGGTCAGGAGTAA
- a CDS encoding glutamate synthase-related protein has translation MDVNHVNQNKQLNAVNQSSDKNSGLISSAGPRWLVEERDACGVGFIANRDNQASHELIVKALSALTCLEHRGGCSADKDSGDGAGLMTAIPWDLLSQWLAEQGVQMPSTENCGVGMVFLPQEDRAATTARQIVEQVLVKEGLTVLGWREVPVQSNLLGVQARENQPQISQVLVAHPTLRGDELERQFYITRKRIGKELENRSDLNLNWSEDFYICSFSNRTIVYKGMVRSAVLGDVYTDLRNPAYKSAFAIYHRRFSTNTFPKWPLAQPMRLLGHNGEINTLLGNINWMMAREADLNHPVWENRLDVLKPTVHIDNSDSATLDNVLELLVRSGRSPLEALMIMVPEAYQNQPDLDNYPEIVDFYEYYSGIQEPWDGPALLVFSDGKKVGATLDRNGLRPARYSITRDGYIVVASEAGVIDLPEAEIVEKGRLGPGQMIAVDLETHEVLKNWEIKQRIAKEQPYGEWLRQYHRELRTKEKAEDNGASSPNPSFDRQTLLRHQIAFGYTTEDVEMVIQPMASEGKEPTFCMGDDIPLAVLSERSHLLYDYFKQRFAQVTNPPIDPLREKLVMSLKMKLGKRGNLLQAKPEYAKRLWIDSPVLNEAELEAIRRGGFTKDTDEQTDHSVKPATDFATAELSTLFEIAAGPQGLEAAVRKLQAAAAEAVRAGKQILILSDSYADKLGAEYSYIPPLLAVGAVHHHLIREGLRMRVSLIVNTAQCWSTHHFACLIGYGASAVCPYLALETVRSWWSDPKTQQFMERGKIAAISLEKAAENYRKAVEAGILKILSKMGISLLTSYQGAQIFEAIGIGHDLLELGFYGTTSRVGGLSISELAQEVLSFHQRAFPQLTVKKLENFGFVQYRPGGEYHMNSPEMAKALHKAVADQKNYDHYEVYRKHRESRPVTALRDLLDFQSDRAAIPIEEVEPVTEIVKRFATGGMSLGALSREAHEVLAIAMNRIGGKSNSGEGGEDPVRFKVLDDVDESGHSQLLPHLNGLRNGDTASSAIKQVAAGRFGVTPEYLMNAQQIEIKIAQGAKPGEGGQLPGKKVSPYIAMLRRTKPGVTLISPPPHHDIYSIEDLAQLIFDLHQINPKAQVSVKLVAEIGIGTVAAGVAKANADIIQISGHDGGTGASPLSSIKHAGGPWELGLTEVHRVLMKNKLRDRVVLRVDGGFKSGWDVMMGALMGGEEFGFGSIAMIAEGCIMARICHTNNCPVGVASQREDLRKRFSGMPEHVVNFFYFMAEEVRSLLARLGYRSLSEIIGRADLLKVRQEAQLTKTQALNLDCLTQLPDAKSDRSWLNHESVHSNGAVLDNQLLVDPDIQAAIRNQSSVTKTYEVVNTDRTIGARLAGAIAQQYGNSGFEGQINLNFKGSVGQSFGAFNLPGMILRLEGEANDYVGKGMHGGEIIIKPPASATYAPEQNVIVGNTCLYGATGGILFANGLAGERFAVRNSKGTAVIEGAGDHCCEYMTGGAIVVLGKVGRNVGAGMTGGLAYFLDEDGNFPKLVNPEIVKLQRVSSPAGEQQLQELIQAHAEYTGSEKAKAILQNWSEYLPKFWQVVPPSEADTPEANPDAVAEKELSPVQ, from the coding sequence ATGGATGTCAATCACGTGAATCAAAACAAACAACTGAATGCAGTAAATCAAAGCTCAGACAAAAATTCTGGTTTAATCAGCTCTGCCGGACCACGATGGTTGGTAGAAGAACGAGATGCCTGTGGCGTTGGCTTCATTGCCAACCGCGATAACCAGGCGAGCCATGAATTGATCGTCAAAGCTTTATCTGCCCTAACTTGTCTGGAACACAGAGGCGGTTGTAGTGCTGACAAAGATTCTGGTGATGGAGCCGGTCTAATGACGGCAATTCCCTGGGACTTGTTGAGTCAGTGGTTAGCAGAGCAGGGCGTGCAAATGCCGTCTACAGAGAATTGCGGGGTAGGGATGGTCTTTTTACCCCAGGAAGATCGGGCAGCAACCACAGCCCGCCAAATCGTTGAGCAAGTGTTGGTTAAAGAAGGACTGACTGTACTGGGCTGGCGAGAAGTGCCAGTGCAGTCGAATCTTTTGGGAGTGCAAGCAAGGGAAAATCAACCCCAGATTTCACAAGTTTTGGTTGCACATCCTACACTACGAGGAGATGAACTTGAGCGGCAGTTCTATATAACACGCAAACGCATTGGCAAAGAATTAGAGAACCGGAGCGATCTCAACCTCAACTGGTCTGAAGATTTCTACATTTGCTCGTTCTCTAATCGCACAATTGTCTACAAAGGCATGGTGCGCTCAGCTGTGCTAGGAGACGTCTATACAGATTTAAGGAACCCAGCCTACAAGAGTGCTTTTGCTATCTATCATAGACGCTTTAGCACTAACACTTTTCCCAAGTGGCCCCTGGCTCAACCCATGCGCCTTTTGGGTCACAACGGGGAGATCAATACCCTGCTGGGTAACATCAACTGGATGATGGCGCGAGAGGCAGACCTGAACCATCCAGTGTGGGAAAATCGGTTGGATGTGCTCAAGCCCACTGTCCACATTGATAATAGTGACTCAGCTACGTTAGACAACGTGCTGGAGTTACTCGTACGCTCGGGTAGGAGTCCGCTGGAAGCATTAATGATTATGGTGCCAGAGGCTTACCAGAATCAGCCAGATTTAGATAACTATCCTGAAATTGTTGATTTCTATGAATACTACAGCGGTATTCAGGAGCCTTGGGATGGACCCGCACTGTTGGTGTTCAGTGATGGCAAGAAAGTAGGGGCAACTCTGGATCGTAACGGACTGCGTCCCGCCCGCTACAGTATCACGAGGGATGGCTACATCGTTGTGGCTTCAGAAGCCGGTGTCATAGACTTGCCGGAAGCAGAAATTGTGGAAAAAGGCAGACTGGGACCGGGGCAGATGATTGCCGTTGATTTGGAAACCCACGAGGTCCTGAAGAATTGGGAAATCAAGCAGCGCATCGCTAAGGAGCAACCCTACGGTGAGTGGCTGCGACAGTACCATCGCGAACTAAGAACGAAGGAAAAAGCAGAAGACAATGGCGCTTCTTCCCCTAACCCCTCTTTTGATAGACAAACCTTGCTACGGCATCAAATTGCCTTTGGCTACACCACAGAAGATGTGGAAATGGTAATTCAGCCAATGGCAAGCGAGGGCAAGGAGCCAACTTTCTGCATGGGGGATGATATTCCTTTAGCAGTACTATCTGAAAGGTCCCACTTACTCTACGACTACTTCAAGCAGCGCTTTGCTCAAGTAACAAACCCCCCAATCGATCCACTGCGGGAAAAGTTGGTGATGTCTTTGAAGATGAAGCTGGGCAAGCGAGGGAATTTATTGCAGGCAAAACCGGAATATGCTAAGAGACTGTGGATTGATTCACCTGTATTGAACGAGGCAGAGTTGGAAGCGATCCGCAGAGGCGGGTTTACCAAAGATACGGATGAGCAAACAGACCATTCGGTAAAACCCGCTACAGATTTTGCAACAGCCGAGTTATCAACTCTGTTTGAAATTGCTGCTGGTCCTCAAGGTCTAGAAGCGGCAGTCCGCAAGTTACAAGCTGCGGCAGCTGAAGCTGTGCGAGCTGGTAAACAAATTCTGATTTTGAGCGACAGCTATGCTGATAAGCTTGGTGCGGAATATAGCTACATTCCTCCCCTCTTAGCAGTGGGTGCCGTACACCATCACCTAATCCGTGAGGGACTGCGGATGAGAGTGTCCCTGATTGTGAATACTGCCCAGTGCTGGAGTACGCATCACTTTGCTTGTCTGATTGGTTATGGAGCCAGCGCAGTTTGTCCGTATCTCGCGTTAGAAACAGTGCGGAGTTGGTGGTCTGACCCCAAGACCCAGCAGTTCATGGAGCGGGGTAAGATCGCAGCCATCTCGCTGGAGAAGGCAGCAGAAAACTATCGCAAGGCGGTAGAAGCAGGGATATTAAAGATTTTGTCTAAGATGGGCATTTCCCTGTTAACAAGCTATCAAGGGGCGCAAATCTTTGAAGCGATCGGGATTGGTCATGATTTGTTGGAGCTGGGATTCTATGGCACAACCTCGCGGGTGGGTGGTTTAAGCATCAGCGAACTCGCTCAGGAAGTGCTATCGTTCCACCAACGTGCCTTCCCCCAACTGACAGTGAAGAAGCTAGAAAACTTTGGCTTCGTTCAGTACCGTCCTGGGGGCGAGTACCACATGAACAGCCCCGAAATGGCAAAGGCGCTACACAAGGCAGTGGCAGATCAAAAGAACTACGACCACTACGAAGTCTACAGGAAGCATCGAGAGAGCAGACCAGTAACAGCGTTACGAGACTTGTTGGACTTCCAGTCAGATCGGGCTGCTATCCCAATAGAAGAAGTGGAGCCAGTCACGGAAATTGTCAAGCGGTTCGCCACAGGTGGGATGTCCTTGGGAGCATTATCGCGGGAAGCTCATGAGGTGCTGGCGATCGCCATGAACCGGATCGGTGGCAAATCAAACTCCGGTGAAGGTGGAGAAGACCCAGTACGGTTCAAAGTGCTGGATGATGTTGATGAGTCGGGTCATTCCCAACTACTGCCGCACCTAAATGGATTGCGGAATGGAGACACAGCCTCCAGTGCGATTAAGCAAGTGGCAGCGGGTCGCTTTGGTGTTACGCCGGAGTACCTGATGAATGCCCAACAAATTGAAATTAAAATCGCTCAAGGTGCGAAGCCAGGGGAAGGCGGTCAGTTGCCTGGGAAAAAGGTCAGTCCTTACATTGCCATGCTGCGCCGGACAAAGCCGGGAGTAACACTGATTTCACCGCCACCGCACCACGATATTTATTCGATTGAAGACCTGGCTCAGCTGATTTTTGACCTGCACCAAATTAATCCGAAGGCGCAGGTATCGGTGAAGCTGGTAGCGGAAATCGGCATTGGGACGGTCGCGGCTGGCGTGGCTAAAGCGAATGCTGATATTATCCAGATTTCTGGACACGATGGCGGCACCGGAGCATCACCGCTCAGCTCAATTAAGCACGCGGGTGGCCCTTGGGAACTAGGGTTAACAGAAGTGCATCGGGTGTTGATGAAAAACAAGTTGCGCGATCGCGTGGTTCTGCGTGTCGATGGTGGCTTCAAGAGCGGCTGGGATGTGATGATGGGCGCGTTGATGGGTGGAGAAGAATTTGGCTTCGGCTCCATCGCCATGATTGCTGAAGGCTGCATTATGGCTCGGATTTGTCACACCAATAACTGCCCTGTGGGGGTTGCCAGTCAGCGCGAAGACTTACGGAAGCGCTTTAGTGGGATGCCAGAGCATGTGGTAAATTTCTTCTACTTTATGGCAGAAGAAGTGCGATCGCTGCTGGCACGATTGGGTTACCGCTCATTGTCAGAAATCATTGGTCGTGCCGATCTACTGAAAGTTCGTCAAGAAGCCCAGCTAACCAAAACCCAAGCTCTGAATTTGGATTGCCTTACCCAATTGCCTGACGCGAAGAGCGATCGCAGCTGGCTCAATCACGAAAGCGTTCACAGCAACGGCGCGGTGTTAGATAACCAACTGCTGGTCGATCCAGACATTCAAGCGGCGATTCGCAACCAGTCTAGCGTGACCAAAACCTATGAAGTGGTAAACACAGACCGGACAATTGGAGCGCGGTTGGCAGGAGCGATTGCCCAACAGTACGGGAACAGTGGCTTTGAAGGGCAAATCAACCTCAACTTTAAAGGCAGTGTCGGGCAAAGCTTTGGTGCTTTCAACCTCCCTGGCATGATTTTGAGATTAGAAGGTGAAGCCAATGACTATGTGGGTAAGGGGATGCACGGTGGTGAAATTATTATTAAGCCACCAGCATCTGCCACCTACGCACCTGAGCAGAACGTGATTGTGGGCAATACTTGTCTCTACGGTGCGACTGGCGGCATTCTGTTTGCCAACGGTCTAGCTGGGGAGCGCTTTGCCGTCCGTAACTCCAAAGGCACTGCGGTGATTGAGGGGGCTGGCGATCACTGTTGCGAGTATATGACAGGTGGCGCGATCGTTGTCCTCGGTAAAGTCGGCAGGAACGTGGGTGCGGGGATGACTGGTGGTTTAGCTTACTTCTTGGATGAAGATGGCAATTTCCCAAAATTAGTCAACCCGGAAATTGTCAAACTGCAACGAGTAAGTAGTCCGGCTGGGGAGCAGCAGTTGCAAGAGTTGATTCAAGCTCATGCAGAATATACTGGTTCAGAAAAGGCGAAGGCAATTTTGCAAAATTGGTCAGAGTATCTGCCTAAATTCTGGCAAGTAGTTCCGCCTTCTGAAGCTGATACCCCAGAAGCCAATCCTGATGCTGTGGCAGAAAAAGAGCTGAGTCCGGTGCAGTAA